The Engystomops pustulosus chromosome 1, aEngPut4.maternal, whole genome shotgun sequence genome has a window encoding:
- the ZAR1 gene encoding zygote arrest protein 1: MASFTEEAMDNYMYSAYNPYSYRYLNPKNKGMSWRQKNYLSNYGDAEYFDNYQRAQLKAILSQVNPNLTPRLRKANTRDVGIQVNPRQDASVQCSLGPRTLMRRRAGPPRKPQQVLTDQGGPASPTKTVHFPRTIAVYSPVAAGRLATLQEESREALKATEDPAKGDVSINVSDTEGKKEGESQEAKKAEDEAQPTSSPGQTRLRFQFLEQKYGYYHCKDCNIRWESAYVWCVQGTNKVYFKQFCRTCQKSFNPYRVEDIMCQNCKQTRCICPVKVRHVDPKRPHRQDLCGRCKGKRLSCDSTFSFKYII, from the exons ATGGCTAGCTTCACAGAAGAGGCAATGGATAACTACATGTATTCCGCATACAATCCGTACTCCTACCGCTATCTCAATCCGAAAAATAAAGGCATGAGCTGGAGGCAGAAGAACTATCTGTCCAACTATGGTGATGCCGAATATTTTGATAACTACCAGAGAGCTCAGCTGAAGGCTATCCTGTCTCAGGTGAACCCCAACCTGACTCCACGGCTGAGAAAAGCCAATACCAGAGATGTCGGCATCCAGGTAAATCCCAGGCAGGATGCATCGGTCCAGTGCTCATTGGGCCCTCGAACTCTAATGCGGAGGAGGGCCGGACCCCCCAGAAAACCTCAGCAGGTTCTCACAGATCAAGGAGGTCCCGCATCCCCCACTAAGACGGTGCATTTCCCCAGAACAATAGCCGTGTACTCGCCTGTCGCTGCTGGGAGACTCGCAACGTTACAGGAGGAGAGTAGAGAGGCCCTGAAGGCGACAGAAGACCCGGCAAAGGGCGATGTCTCTATAAACGTAAGTGACACGGAAGGCAAAAAGGAAGGTGAGAGCCAGGAAGCCAAAAAAGCCGAAGATGAGGCACAGCCCACCTCCTCACCTGGGCAGACAAGACTGAGATTTCAG TTTCTAGAACAAAAGTATGGATATTACCACTGTAAGGACTGCAACATTCGCTGGGAAAGTGCTTATGTGTGGTGTGTGCAGGGGACAAATAAG GTTTACTTCAAACAGTTTTGCAGAACGTGTCAGAAGTCCTTTAATCCTTATCGGGTGGAAGATATTATGTGTCAG AACTGTAAACAAACGAGGTGCATCTGTCCTGTGAAAGTCCGTCACGTTGACCCAAAGAGACCCCATCGCCAGGACCTGTGTGGGAGATGCAAGGGCAAGAGGCTCTCCTGTGACAGCACCTTCAGTTTCAAGTATATTATTTAA